A window of Triplophysa dalaica isolate WHDGS20190420 chromosome 7, ASM1584641v1, whole genome shotgun sequence contains these coding sequences:
- the hgs gene encoding hepatocyte growth factor-regulated tyrosine kinase substrate isoform X7: MGKGGVSFDRLLDKATSQLLLETDWESILQICDLIRQGDTQAKYAIVAIKKKLNDKNPHVALYALEVLESVVKNCGQTIHDEVASKQTMEELKELFKNQPEPNVKNKILYLIQAWAHAFRNEPKYKVIQDTYQIMKVEGHVFPEFKESDAMFAAERAPDWVDAEECHRCRVQFGVMTRKHHCRACGQIFCGKCSSKYSTIPKFGIEKEVRVCEPCFEQLNKKAEGKTGSTGQADLPPEYLTSPLSQQSQVVPTESVPPKRDEAALQEEEELQLAIALSQSEAEEKERKKQKNPYSAYPKVDPTPVTSSAPPVSNLYASPVNSSAPSAEDVDPELARYLNRTYWEKKQEEVRKSPTPSAPAPVSLAEPVPVSQPMENLAPVQPLNIVEQQYQNGESEENHEQFLKALQNSVTTFLNRMKSNHMRGRSITNDSAVLSLFQSINNMHPQLLEILNELDEKRLYYEGLQDKLAQVRDARAALNALRDEHREKLRRDAEEAERQRQIQLAQKLGIMRQKKQEYLEMQRQLAIQRLQEQEKERQIRLEQQKHTVQMRAQMPAFSLPYAQMQSLPPNVAGGVVYPPSGPPSYPGTFSPAGSVEGSPMHGVYMNQQGQAATGGPYQAMPVSATDPSMVNAYMYQTAGTGGQPAAPGQVPPANTPSYNNYQPTPTQGYQNVVSQAQSLPPMSQAAPTNGIAYMGYQQYNMQNMMNALPGQDPNMPPQQPYMPGQQQMYQQMAPPGGPQQQSQQQPHQAPPGSAEAQLICFD, translated from the exons ATGGGCAAAGGCGGCGTTTCATTTGACAGACTGCTGG ATAAAGCCACCAGTCAGCTGCTGCTGGAGACAGACTGGGAATCTATTTTGCAGATATGTGACCTCATTCGTCAAGGCGATACACA GGCGAAATATGCGATTGTTGCTATTAAGAAAAAACTCAATGACAAAAACCCACATGTGGCACTCTATGCTCTTGAG GTTCTGGAGTCAGTGGTGAAGAACTGTGGTCAGACGATTCATGATGAAGTGGCCAGTAAGCAGACAATGGAGGAGCTGAAGGAGCTGTTTAAG AACCAGCCCGAGCCGAACGTGAAGAACAAAATCCTTTATCTGATCCAGGCGTGGGCCCACGCTTTCCGCAACGAGCCCAAGTACAAAGTCATCCAGGACACCTATCAGATCATGAAGGTGGAAG GTCACGTCTTCCCAGAATTCAAGGAAAGTGATGCCATGTTTGCAGCAGAGCGG GCCCCTGATTGGGTGGATGCAGAGGAGTGTCACAGATGTAGGGTTCAGTTTGGAGTCATGACCCGAAAG CATCACTGCAGGGCATGTGGGCAGATCTTCTGTGGGAAGTGCTCTTCTAAATACTCCACCATTCCTAAGTTTGGCATTGAGAAGGAGGTGCGAGTGTGTGAGCCTTGCTTTGAACAGCTCAACAA GAAAGCCGAAGGGAAGACGGGCAGCACCGGGCAGGCGGACCTCCCCCCTGAGTACCTTACCAGCCCTCTGTCCCAGCAGTCTCAGGTAGTGCCCACCGAATCA GTGCCTCCTAAGAGAGATGAAGCTGCGCtgcaggaggaggaggagctgCAGCTGGCCATTGCTCTGTCTCAGAGTGAAGctgaggagaaagagagaaag AAACAGAAGAACCCATACTCTGCCTATCCTAAAGTTGATCCCACCCCTGTGACTTCATCTGCTCCGCCTGTGAGCAACCTGTACGCCTCACCTGTG AATTCATCAGCTCCCTCTGCTGAAGATGTGGATCCAGAG TTGGCTCGCTACCTGAACAGAACTTACTGGGAGAAGAAACAGGAGGAGGTTCGGAAAAGTCCCACCCCCTCTGCTCCTGCGCCCGTGTCACTGGCTGAGCCCGTCCCAGTCAGCCAACCCATGGAGAACCTCGCCCCAGTCCAACCCCTCAACATAGTGGAG CAGCAGTATCAGAACGGAGAATCGGAGGAGAATCATGAACAGTTCCTAAAAGCTCTGCAGAATTCCGTCACCACTTTCCTTAACCGCATGAAGAGCAACCACATGCGCGGCCGCAGCATCACCAACGACAGTGCCGTGCTCTCTCTCTTCCAGTCCATCAACAACATGCACCCGCAGCTGCTGGAGATTCTCAACGAGCTGGATGAGAAGAGAC TGTACTACGAGGGACTTCAGGACAAACTGGCGCAGGTGCGAGACGCCCGTGCAGCTCTGAACGCTCTGAGAGACGAGCACAGAGAGAAGCTGCGACGTGATGCAGAGGAAGccgagagacagagacagattCAACTCGCCCAGAAACTGGGGATCATGAGGCAGAAGAAACAG GAGTACCTGGAGATGCAGAGGCAGCTGGCCATTCAGCGGCTGCaggagcaggagaaggagcgaCAGATTCGTCTGGAGCAGCAGAAACACACCGTTCAGATGAGAGCACAGATGCCCGCCTTCTCTCTGCCTTACGCTCAG ATGCAGTCTTTGCCTCCTAACGTGGCAGGAGGGGTGGTGTATCCCCCTTCTGGTCCTCCCAGTTATCCAGGCACGTTCAGCCCCGCTGGCTCAGTGGAAGGGTCGCCCATGCATGGAGTCTACATGAACCAGCAGGGACAAGCAGCTACTGGTGGCCCATACCAGGCCATGCCTGTGTCAGCTACAG ATCCTAGCATGGTGAACGCTTACATGTACCAGACTGCAGGCACCGGCGGGCAGCCTGCAGCTCCCGGACAAGTCCCACCCGCCAACACGCCTTCTTATAACAATTATCAACCCACACCCACGCAGGGCTACCAG AATGTGGTCTCTCAAGCTCAGAGTTTGCCCCCCATGTCCCAGGCTGCCCCCACTAATGGCATTGCATATATGGGCTATCAGCAGTACAACATGCAG AATATGATGAACGCTCTTCCAGGACAAGACCCCAACATGCCTCCCCAACAGCCCTACATGCCCGGGCAGCAGCAAATGTACCAGCAG ATGGCTCCCCCTGGTGGTCCGCAGCAGCAGTCACAACAGCAGCCACACCAGGCTCCTCCAGGCAGTGCAGAGGCTCAGCTCATTTGCTTTGACTGA
- the hgs gene encoding hepatocyte growth factor-regulated tyrosine kinase substrate isoform X3: MGKGGVSFDRLLDKATSQLLLETDWESILQICDLIRQGDTQAKYAIVAIKKKLNDKNPHVALYALEVLESVVKNCGQTIHDEVASKQTMEELKELFKNQPEPNVKNKILYLIQAWAHAFRNEPKYKVIQDTYQIMKVEGHVFPEFKESDAMFAAERAPDWVDAEECHRCRVQFGVMTRKHHCRACGQIFCGKCSSKYSTIPKFGIEKEVRVCEPCFEQLNKKAEGKTGSTGQADLPPEYLTSPLSQQSQVPPKRDEAALQEEEELQLAIALSQSEAEEKERKKQKNPYSAYPKVDPTPVTSSAPPVSNLYASPVNSSAPSAEDVDPELARYLNRTYWEKKQEEVRKSPTPSAPAPVSLAEPVPVSQPMENLAPVQPLNIVEVHGAPKQTDNSQEAHFCFPTHFPVSCPQQQYQNGESEENHEQFLKALQNSVTTFLNRMKSNHMRGRSITNDSAVLSLFQSINNMHPQLLEILNELDEKRLYYEGLQDKLAQVRDARAALNALRDEHREKLRRDAEEAERQRQIQLAQKLGIMRQKKQEYLEMQRQLAIQRLQEQEKERQIRLEQQKHTVQMRAQMPAFSLPYAQMQSLPPNVAGGVVYPPSGPPSYPGTFSPAGSVEGSPMHGVYMNQQGQAATGGPYQAMPVSATDPSMVNAYMYQTAGTGGQPAAPGQVPPANTPSYNNYQPTPTQGYQNVVSQAQSLPPMSQAAPTNGIAYMGYQQYNMQNMMNALPGQDPNMPPQQPYMPGQQQMYQQMAPPGGPQQQSQQQPHQAPPGSAEAQLICFD; the protein is encoded by the exons ATGGGCAAAGGCGGCGTTTCATTTGACAGACTGCTGG ATAAAGCCACCAGTCAGCTGCTGCTGGAGACAGACTGGGAATCTATTTTGCAGATATGTGACCTCATTCGTCAAGGCGATACACA GGCGAAATATGCGATTGTTGCTATTAAGAAAAAACTCAATGACAAAAACCCACATGTGGCACTCTATGCTCTTGAG GTTCTGGAGTCAGTGGTGAAGAACTGTGGTCAGACGATTCATGATGAAGTGGCCAGTAAGCAGACAATGGAGGAGCTGAAGGAGCTGTTTAAG AACCAGCCCGAGCCGAACGTGAAGAACAAAATCCTTTATCTGATCCAGGCGTGGGCCCACGCTTTCCGCAACGAGCCCAAGTACAAAGTCATCCAGGACACCTATCAGATCATGAAGGTGGAAG GTCACGTCTTCCCAGAATTCAAGGAAAGTGATGCCATGTTTGCAGCAGAGCGG GCCCCTGATTGGGTGGATGCAGAGGAGTGTCACAGATGTAGGGTTCAGTTTGGAGTCATGACCCGAAAG CATCACTGCAGGGCATGTGGGCAGATCTTCTGTGGGAAGTGCTCTTCTAAATACTCCACCATTCCTAAGTTTGGCATTGAGAAGGAGGTGCGAGTGTGTGAGCCTTGCTTTGAACAGCTCAACAA GAAAGCCGAAGGGAAGACGGGCAGCACCGGGCAGGCGGACCTCCCCCCTGAGTACCTTACCAGCCCTCTGTCCCAGCAGTCTCAG GTGCCTCCTAAGAGAGATGAAGCTGCGCtgcaggaggaggaggagctgCAGCTGGCCATTGCTCTGTCTCAGAGTGAAGctgaggagaaagagagaaag AAACAGAAGAACCCATACTCTGCCTATCCTAAAGTTGATCCCACCCCTGTGACTTCATCTGCTCCGCCTGTGAGCAACCTGTACGCCTCACCTGTG AATTCATCAGCTCCCTCTGCTGAAGATGTGGATCCAGAG TTGGCTCGCTACCTGAACAGAACTTACTGGGAGAAGAAACAGGAGGAGGTTCGGAAAAGTCCCACCCCCTCTGCTCCTGCGCCCGTGTCACTGGCTGAGCCCGTCCCAGTCAGCCAACCCATGGAGAACCTCGCCCCAGTCCAACCCCTCAACATAGTGGAGGTACATGGAGCGCCAAAACAAACAGATAATTCCCAAGaagcacatttttgttttcccaCTCACTTTCCCGTCTCGTGTCCTCAGCAGCAGTATCAGAACGGAGAATCGGAGGAGAATCATGAACAGTTCCTAAAAGCTCTGCAGAATTCCGTCACCACTTTCCTTAACCGCATGAAGAGCAACCACATGCGCGGCCGCAGCATCACCAACGACAGTGCCGTGCTCTCTCTCTTCCAGTCCATCAACAACATGCACCCGCAGCTGCTGGAGATTCTCAACGAGCTGGATGAGAAGAGAC TGTACTACGAGGGACTTCAGGACAAACTGGCGCAGGTGCGAGACGCCCGTGCAGCTCTGAACGCTCTGAGAGACGAGCACAGAGAGAAGCTGCGACGTGATGCAGAGGAAGccgagagacagagacagattCAACTCGCCCAGAAACTGGGGATCATGAGGCAGAAGAAACAG GAGTACCTGGAGATGCAGAGGCAGCTGGCCATTCAGCGGCTGCaggagcaggagaaggagcgaCAGATTCGTCTGGAGCAGCAGAAACACACCGTTCAGATGAGAGCACAGATGCCCGCCTTCTCTCTGCCTTACGCTCAG ATGCAGTCTTTGCCTCCTAACGTGGCAGGAGGGGTGGTGTATCCCCCTTCTGGTCCTCCCAGTTATCCAGGCACGTTCAGCCCCGCTGGCTCAGTGGAAGGGTCGCCCATGCATGGAGTCTACATGAACCAGCAGGGACAAGCAGCTACTGGTGGCCCATACCAGGCCATGCCTGTGTCAGCTACAG ATCCTAGCATGGTGAACGCTTACATGTACCAGACTGCAGGCACCGGCGGGCAGCCTGCAGCTCCCGGACAAGTCCCACCCGCCAACACGCCTTCTTATAACAATTATCAACCCACACCCACGCAGGGCTACCAG AATGTGGTCTCTCAAGCTCAGAGTTTGCCCCCCATGTCCCAGGCTGCCCCCACTAATGGCATTGCATATATGGGCTATCAGCAGTACAACATGCAG AATATGATGAACGCTCTTCCAGGACAAGACCCCAACATGCCTCCCCAACAGCCCTACATGCCCGGGCAGCAGCAAATGTACCAGCAG ATGGCTCCCCCTGGTGGTCCGCAGCAGCAGTCACAACAGCAGCCACACCAGGCTCCTCCAGGCAGTGCAGAGGCTCAGCTCATTTGCTTTGACTGA
- the hgs gene encoding hepatocyte growth factor-regulated tyrosine kinase substrate isoform X9, with product MGKGGVSFDRLLDKATSQLLLETDWESILQICDLIRQGDTQAKYAIVAIKKKLNDKNPHVALYALEVLESVVKNCGQTIHDEVASKQTMEELKELFKNQPEPNVKNKILYLIQAWAHAFRNEPKYKVIQDTYQIMKVEGHVFPEFKESDAMFAAERAPDWVDAEECHRCRVQFGVMTRKHHCRACGQIFCGKCSSKYSTIPKFGIEKEVRVCEPCFEQLNKKAEGKTGSTGQADLPPEYLTSPLSQQSQVPPKRDEAALQEEEELQLAIALSQSEAEEKERKKQKNPYSAYPKVDPTPVTSSAPPVSNLYASPVNSSAPSAEDVDPELARYLNRTYWEKKQEEVRKSPTPSAPAPVSLAEPVPVSQPMENLAPVQPLNIVEQQYQNGESEENHEQFLKALQNSVTTFLNRMKSNHMRGRSITNDSAVLSLFQSINNMHPQLLEILNELDEKRLYYEGLQDKLAQVRDARAALNALRDEHREKLRRDAEEAERQRQIQLAQKLGIMRQKKQEYLEMQRQLAIQRLQEQEKERQIRLEQQKHTVQMRAQMPAFSLPYAQMQSLPPNVAGGVVYPPSGPPSYPGTFSPAGSVEGSPMHGVYMNQQGQAATGGPYQAMPVSATDPSMVNAYMYQTAGTGGQPAAPGQVPPANTPSYNNYQPTPTQGYQNVVSQAQSLPPMSQAAPTNGIAYMGYQQYNMQNMMNALPGQDPNMPPQQPYMPGQQQMYQQMAPPGGPQQQSQQQPHQAPPGSAEAQLICFD from the exons ATGGGCAAAGGCGGCGTTTCATTTGACAGACTGCTGG ATAAAGCCACCAGTCAGCTGCTGCTGGAGACAGACTGGGAATCTATTTTGCAGATATGTGACCTCATTCGTCAAGGCGATACACA GGCGAAATATGCGATTGTTGCTATTAAGAAAAAACTCAATGACAAAAACCCACATGTGGCACTCTATGCTCTTGAG GTTCTGGAGTCAGTGGTGAAGAACTGTGGTCAGACGATTCATGATGAAGTGGCCAGTAAGCAGACAATGGAGGAGCTGAAGGAGCTGTTTAAG AACCAGCCCGAGCCGAACGTGAAGAACAAAATCCTTTATCTGATCCAGGCGTGGGCCCACGCTTTCCGCAACGAGCCCAAGTACAAAGTCATCCAGGACACCTATCAGATCATGAAGGTGGAAG GTCACGTCTTCCCAGAATTCAAGGAAAGTGATGCCATGTTTGCAGCAGAGCGG GCCCCTGATTGGGTGGATGCAGAGGAGTGTCACAGATGTAGGGTTCAGTTTGGAGTCATGACCCGAAAG CATCACTGCAGGGCATGTGGGCAGATCTTCTGTGGGAAGTGCTCTTCTAAATACTCCACCATTCCTAAGTTTGGCATTGAGAAGGAGGTGCGAGTGTGTGAGCCTTGCTTTGAACAGCTCAACAA GAAAGCCGAAGGGAAGACGGGCAGCACCGGGCAGGCGGACCTCCCCCCTGAGTACCTTACCAGCCCTCTGTCCCAGCAGTCTCAG GTGCCTCCTAAGAGAGATGAAGCTGCGCtgcaggaggaggaggagctgCAGCTGGCCATTGCTCTGTCTCAGAGTGAAGctgaggagaaagagagaaag AAACAGAAGAACCCATACTCTGCCTATCCTAAAGTTGATCCCACCCCTGTGACTTCATCTGCTCCGCCTGTGAGCAACCTGTACGCCTCACCTGTG AATTCATCAGCTCCCTCTGCTGAAGATGTGGATCCAGAG TTGGCTCGCTACCTGAACAGAACTTACTGGGAGAAGAAACAGGAGGAGGTTCGGAAAAGTCCCACCCCCTCTGCTCCTGCGCCCGTGTCACTGGCTGAGCCCGTCCCAGTCAGCCAACCCATGGAGAACCTCGCCCCAGTCCAACCCCTCAACATAGTGGAG CAGCAGTATCAGAACGGAGAATCGGAGGAGAATCATGAACAGTTCCTAAAAGCTCTGCAGAATTCCGTCACCACTTTCCTTAACCGCATGAAGAGCAACCACATGCGCGGCCGCAGCATCACCAACGACAGTGCCGTGCTCTCTCTCTTCCAGTCCATCAACAACATGCACCCGCAGCTGCTGGAGATTCTCAACGAGCTGGATGAGAAGAGAC TGTACTACGAGGGACTTCAGGACAAACTGGCGCAGGTGCGAGACGCCCGTGCAGCTCTGAACGCTCTGAGAGACGAGCACAGAGAGAAGCTGCGACGTGATGCAGAGGAAGccgagagacagagacagattCAACTCGCCCAGAAACTGGGGATCATGAGGCAGAAGAAACAG GAGTACCTGGAGATGCAGAGGCAGCTGGCCATTCAGCGGCTGCaggagcaggagaaggagcgaCAGATTCGTCTGGAGCAGCAGAAACACACCGTTCAGATGAGAGCACAGATGCCCGCCTTCTCTCTGCCTTACGCTCAG ATGCAGTCTTTGCCTCCTAACGTGGCAGGAGGGGTGGTGTATCCCCCTTCTGGTCCTCCCAGTTATCCAGGCACGTTCAGCCCCGCTGGCTCAGTGGAAGGGTCGCCCATGCATGGAGTCTACATGAACCAGCAGGGACAAGCAGCTACTGGTGGCCCATACCAGGCCATGCCTGTGTCAGCTACAG ATCCTAGCATGGTGAACGCTTACATGTACCAGACTGCAGGCACCGGCGGGCAGCCTGCAGCTCCCGGACAAGTCCCACCCGCCAACACGCCTTCTTATAACAATTATCAACCCACACCCACGCAGGGCTACCAG AATGTGGTCTCTCAAGCTCAGAGTTTGCCCCCCATGTCCCAGGCTGCCCCCACTAATGGCATTGCATATATGGGCTATCAGCAGTACAACATGCAG AATATGATGAACGCTCTTCCAGGACAAGACCCCAACATGCCTCCCCAACAGCCCTACATGCCCGGGCAGCAGCAAATGTACCAGCAG ATGGCTCCCCCTGGTGGTCCGCAGCAGCAGTCACAACAGCAGCCACACCAGGCTCCTCCAGGCAGTGCAGAGGCTCAGCTCATTTGCTTTGACTGA
- the hgs gene encoding hepatocyte growth factor-regulated tyrosine kinase substrate isoform X8 — MGKGGVSFDRLLDKATSQLLLETDWESILQICDLIRQGDTQAKYAIVAIKKKLNDKNPHVALYALEVLESVVKNCGQTIHDEVASKQTMEELKELFKNQPEPNVKNKILYLIQAWAHAFRNEPKYKVIQDTYQIMKVEGHVFPEFKESDAMFAAERAPDWVDAEECHRCRVQFGVMTRKHHCRACGQIFCGKCSSKYSTIPKFGIEKEVRVCEPCFEQLNKKAEGKTGSTGQADLPPEYLTSPLSQQSQVVPTESVPPKRDEAALQEEEELQLAIALSQSEAEEKERKKQKNPYSAYPKVDPTPVTSSAPPVSNLYASPVNSSAPSAEDVDPELARYLNRTYWEKKQEEVRKSPTPSAPAPVSLAEPVPVSQPMENLAPVQPLNIVEQYQNGESEENHEQFLKALQNSVTTFLNRMKSNHMRGRSITNDSAVLSLFQSINNMHPQLLEILNELDEKRLYYEGLQDKLAQVRDARAALNALRDEHREKLRRDAEEAERQRQIQLAQKLGIMRQKKQEYLEMQRQLAIQRLQEQEKERQIRLEQQKHTVQMRAQMPAFSLPYAQMQSLPPNVAGGVVYPPSGPPSYPGTFSPAGSVEGSPMHGVYMNQQGQAATGGPYQAMPVSATDPSMVNAYMYQTAGTGGQPAAPGQVPPANTPSYNNYQPTPTQGYQNVVSQAQSLPPMSQAAPTNGIAYMGYQQYNMQNMMNALPGQDPNMPPQQPYMPGQQQMYQQMAPPGGPQQQSQQQPHQAPPGSAEAQLICFD, encoded by the exons ATGGGCAAAGGCGGCGTTTCATTTGACAGACTGCTGG ATAAAGCCACCAGTCAGCTGCTGCTGGAGACAGACTGGGAATCTATTTTGCAGATATGTGACCTCATTCGTCAAGGCGATACACA GGCGAAATATGCGATTGTTGCTATTAAGAAAAAACTCAATGACAAAAACCCACATGTGGCACTCTATGCTCTTGAG GTTCTGGAGTCAGTGGTGAAGAACTGTGGTCAGACGATTCATGATGAAGTGGCCAGTAAGCAGACAATGGAGGAGCTGAAGGAGCTGTTTAAG AACCAGCCCGAGCCGAACGTGAAGAACAAAATCCTTTATCTGATCCAGGCGTGGGCCCACGCTTTCCGCAACGAGCCCAAGTACAAAGTCATCCAGGACACCTATCAGATCATGAAGGTGGAAG GTCACGTCTTCCCAGAATTCAAGGAAAGTGATGCCATGTTTGCAGCAGAGCGG GCCCCTGATTGGGTGGATGCAGAGGAGTGTCACAGATGTAGGGTTCAGTTTGGAGTCATGACCCGAAAG CATCACTGCAGGGCATGTGGGCAGATCTTCTGTGGGAAGTGCTCTTCTAAATACTCCACCATTCCTAAGTTTGGCATTGAGAAGGAGGTGCGAGTGTGTGAGCCTTGCTTTGAACAGCTCAACAA GAAAGCCGAAGGGAAGACGGGCAGCACCGGGCAGGCGGACCTCCCCCCTGAGTACCTTACCAGCCCTCTGTCCCAGCAGTCTCAGGTAGTGCCCACCGAATCA GTGCCTCCTAAGAGAGATGAAGCTGCGCtgcaggaggaggaggagctgCAGCTGGCCATTGCTCTGTCTCAGAGTGAAGctgaggagaaagagagaaag AAACAGAAGAACCCATACTCTGCCTATCCTAAAGTTGATCCCACCCCTGTGACTTCATCTGCTCCGCCTGTGAGCAACCTGTACGCCTCACCTGTG AATTCATCAGCTCCCTCTGCTGAAGATGTGGATCCAGAG TTGGCTCGCTACCTGAACAGAACTTACTGGGAGAAGAAACAGGAGGAGGTTCGGAAAAGTCCCACCCCCTCTGCTCCTGCGCCCGTGTCACTGGCTGAGCCCGTCCCAGTCAGCCAACCCATGGAGAACCTCGCCCCAGTCCAACCCCTCAACATAGTGGAG CAGTATCAGAACGGAGAATCGGAGGAGAATCATGAACAGTTCCTAAAAGCTCTGCAGAATTCCGTCACCACTTTCCTTAACCGCATGAAGAGCAACCACATGCGCGGCCGCAGCATCACCAACGACAGTGCCGTGCTCTCTCTCTTCCAGTCCATCAACAACATGCACCCGCAGCTGCTGGAGATTCTCAACGAGCTGGATGAGAAGAGAC TGTACTACGAGGGACTTCAGGACAAACTGGCGCAGGTGCGAGACGCCCGTGCAGCTCTGAACGCTCTGAGAGACGAGCACAGAGAGAAGCTGCGACGTGATGCAGAGGAAGccgagagacagagacagattCAACTCGCCCAGAAACTGGGGATCATGAGGCAGAAGAAACAG GAGTACCTGGAGATGCAGAGGCAGCTGGCCATTCAGCGGCTGCaggagcaggagaaggagcgaCAGATTCGTCTGGAGCAGCAGAAACACACCGTTCAGATGAGAGCACAGATGCCCGCCTTCTCTCTGCCTTACGCTCAG ATGCAGTCTTTGCCTCCTAACGTGGCAGGAGGGGTGGTGTATCCCCCTTCTGGTCCTCCCAGTTATCCAGGCACGTTCAGCCCCGCTGGCTCAGTGGAAGGGTCGCCCATGCATGGAGTCTACATGAACCAGCAGGGACAAGCAGCTACTGGTGGCCCATACCAGGCCATGCCTGTGTCAGCTACAG ATCCTAGCATGGTGAACGCTTACATGTACCAGACTGCAGGCACCGGCGGGCAGCCTGCAGCTCCCGGACAAGTCCCACCCGCCAACACGCCTTCTTATAACAATTATCAACCCACACCCACGCAGGGCTACCAG AATGTGGTCTCTCAAGCTCAGAGTTTGCCCCCCATGTCCCAGGCTGCCCCCACTAATGGCATTGCATATATGGGCTATCAGCAGTACAACATGCAG AATATGATGAACGCTCTTCCAGGACAAGACCCCAACATGCCTCCCCAACAGCCCTACATGCCCGGGCAGCAGCAAATGTACCAGCAG ATGGCTCCCCCTGGTGGTCCGCAGCAGCAGTCACAACAGCAGCCACACCAGGCTCCTCCAGGCAGTGCAGAGGCTCAGCTCATTTGCTTTGACTGA